The following coding sequences lie in one Thalassoglobus polymorphus genomic window:
- a CDS encoding leucine-rich repeat domain-containing protein, with translation MKKTSPTFALTLTFLCSTIIFSGCPDQSPSQPANNENVPAADDEPTDVPMVEDESAPEVEVPAPQDDPEAVKKLEEAGAVLKKDSAGLVIEANCKPAQMTNELMPLLKGIPHITKLDLENGQFDNEALAVLEFLPALTTINLRQCSNIDEAGLAHLKKAPQLQRLLLLYTRTNDAGLAEVASLENLVVLDLRGTKIGDKGINELTRLNKLVDLKIRSTSVSGESMATIGKMTKLRYLALEDAGLGDDHVGELAPLKNLISFNIMRTYVSDEGLAHFSDQKFQDLRLRDTAVSGPGLAALKGSIPTLKYLDLSETLIDNEGVSHIAPFTNLETLLVWNGTMDDDGLAALTSLTKLKSLDVHGCRGLTSACADHLAKMQNLETLNISDSNFDDDGLAKLAELENLKSISIAQTGVTDDGVAAFKQKRPDCDVNQ, from the coding sequence ATGAAGAAGACCTCCCCCACATTTGCTCTCACCCTGACTTTCCTCTGCTCAACCATCATTTTTTCCGGTTGCCCAGATCAGTCCCCATCGCAACCAGCGAACAACGAAAATGTTCCTGCCGCAGATGATGAGCCGACTGACGTCCCGATGGTTGAGGACGAATCGGCCCCGGAAGTTGAGGTTCCCGCTCCCCAGGATGATCCTGAAGCAGTCAAGAAACTTGAAGAAGCTGGTGCTGTCTTAAAGAAAGATTCTGCTGGTCTCGTCATTGAAGCGAACTGCAAACCGGCCCAAATGACCAATGAACTGATGCCATTGCTCAAAGGAATTCCTCACATCACCAAGCTTGATCTGGAAAACGGTCAGTTCGACAATGAGGCACTCGCAGTTTTAGAGTTTCTCCCCGCATTGACGACGATCAATTTACGTCAGTGCAGCAACATCGATGAAGCCGGACTGGCACATTTGAAGAAGGCCCCGCAACTCCAACGTCTTCTGCTTTTGTACACGCGAACAAATGATGCCGGACTTGCTGAAGTTGCAAGCCTTGAAAATCTCGTTGTTCTCGATTTACGTGGAACAAAAATTGGCGACAAAGGCATTAACGAACTGACACGACTCAATAAACTTGTCGATCTGAAAATTCGCTCGACGAGCGTCTCCGGAGAGTCGATGGCCACCATCGGCAAGATGACGAAATTACGCTATCTGGCTTTGGAAGATGCTGGGCTCGGAGACGATCATGTTGGAGAGCTTGCTCCACTGAAGAACCTCATCAGTTTCAACATTATGAGAACCTACGTGAGCGATGAGGGTCTCGCACACTTTTCGGATCAGAAATTTCAGGACCTTCGCCTACGAGACACAGCTGTGAGCGGACCGGGACTGGCTGCGTTGAAAGGATCGATTCCGACTTTGAAGTATCTCGATTTGAGTGAAACTCTCATCGATAACGAAGGGGTCTCCCATATTGCTCCGTTCACAAATCTGGAAACCTTGCTGGTCTGGAACGGAACGATGGACGATGATGGACTGGCAGCACTCACATCACTCACGAAATTGAAATCCCTGGACGTGCATGGTTGCCGCGGTTTGACTTCCGCTTGTGCTGATCATCTGGCAAAAATGCAAAATTTGGAAACTCTGAACATTTCTGATTCGAACTTTGACGACGACGGACTTGCGAAACTCGCTGAACTCGAAAATTTGAAATCAATTTCCATCGCTCAAACCGGTGTTACTGACGACGGGGTTGCTGCTTTCAAACAGAAGCGTCCTGACTGCGATGTTAATCAATAA
- a CDS encoding protein BatD encodes MDNPIPALIFGGFLIALGGFLLFNQKKLNDSLSDQDLPEQELKFLRLRNRRRMQVAGLILLIGIMIPTGDSLIPWGHALVTFAIYWLIVLGLAFWIILLALADIVATRTHTSVELTRLQIQQQSLEQAAKQLRKAQAAARRDSPS; translated from the coding sequence ATGGATAATCCAATTCCAGCTCTCATCTTTGGAGGATTTCTTATCGCTCTTGGCGGCTTCTTGCTGTTTAATCAAAAGAAACTAAACGACTCTCTCTCTGACCAAGATCTTCCAGAGCAAGAACTCAAATTTCTTCGACTCCGCAACCGTCGCCGCATGCAAGTCGCCGGTTTGATTCTGCTTATCGGAATCATGATTCCTACTGGGGATTCGCTGATCCCCTGGGGGCACGCGCTCGTCACATTTGCCATCTACTGGCTCATTGTTCTCGGCTTGGCGTTCTGGATCATTCTACTGGCGCTCGCCGATATCGTAGCGACTCGGACCCACACTTCCGTTGAACTGACACGTTTGCAAATTCAGCAACAAAGTCTGGAGCAGGCAGCGAAGCAACTTCGTAAAGCTCAGGCTGCTGCTCGCCGGGATTCTCCGTCATGA
- a CDS encoding PP2C family protein-serine/threonine phosphatase codes for MRILVGWDDAEQAELLRLYLNVDDSGVLVTTNHEHTLKAVESNQIWDAILITTTFPDVDTAYNVFEKIREICPETPLIGACQQEDVYKIARYLTNGLRAYVIRDKAGDYMFLLTAIIEGAVKQAEAERERQIAEKLRREVDSVRQLQESIIPHDISTPEDYGIVARYESSQIQVIGGQPVTMAGGDYYDAFTLPDDSMILLVGDASGHGMKACMSIMTMHTLIRMIRYDEFREPAHFVRYVNNQLSRQAVVNNEGGFITLLYGVLNPKTHELKWASAGHQSPVLHNLETDEVAEVTTDLDAAGLPIGILDDADYQTQSTIIPPNSRLLLYTDGLVEAFPADSEGHDEFGLKGVSATMKQHRKSPLKDCMQALFDDSLEFTKGQGRHDDTSVVIVERS; via the coding sequence ATGCGAATTCTCGTTGGTTGGGACGATGCTGAACAAGCAGAGTTATTGCGACTTTATCTCAACGTCGATGACAGCGGCGTTCTGGTGACAACAAATCATGAACATACTCTTAAAGCGGTCGAGTCCAATCAGATCTGGGATGCGATTCTCATCACAACGACATTCCCCGATGTCGATACCGCTTACAACGTTTTCGAAAAAATTCGCGAAATCTGCCCGGAAACTCCACTCATTGGTGCATGTCAGCAAGAGGATGTGTACAAGATCGCCCGCTATCTGACGAACGGACTTCGTGCATACGTGATCCGTGACAAAGCGGGCGATTATATGTTTCTGCTGACCGCAATCATCGAAGGAGCAGTCAAGCAGGCGGAAGCTGAACGCGAGCGACAAATCGCCGAGAAGCTTCGACGGGAAGTTGACTCGGTTCGGCAATTGCAAGAATCGATCATTCCGCATGATATCTCAACGCCTGAAGACTACGGCATCGTTGCGCGGTATGAGTCTTCTCAAATTCAAGTCATTGGCGGGCAACCGGTCACCATGGCGGGTGGAGACTACTACGACGCGTTTACTCTTCCCGATGACTCTATGATCCTGCTGGTCGGTGATGCCTCTGGACACGGAATGAAAGCTTGCATGTCGATCATGACGATGCATACTTTGATCCGGATGATTCGCTACGACGAGTTCCGCGAGCCGGCTCATTTTGTTCGGTACGTGAATAATCAGTTGAGTCGTCAGGCGGTCGTCAACAACGAAGGAGGATTCATCACGCTGTTGTACGGAGTGCTGAACCCCAAAACACACGAATTAAAATGGGCCTCAGCGGGCCATCAGTCACCGGTTTTGCACAATCTTGAAACGGATGAGGTCGCTGAGGTCACAACCGATCTCGACGCTGCGGGATTGCCGATTGGAATTCTGGATGACGCTGACTATCAAACTCAAAGTACGATCATCCCTCCCAACAGCCGTCTGTTGTTGTATACCGATGGTTTAGTTGAAGCATTCCCGGCAGATAGCGAGGGCCATGATGAATTTGGCCTCAAGGGTGTCTCTGCGACCATGAAGCAGCACCGGAAATCACCACTCAAAGATTGCATGCAGGCACTCTTTGATGACTCACTGGAATTCACAAAGGGGCAAGGTCGTCATGATGATACGTCTGTGGTGATTGTGGAGCGTTCCTAA
- a CDS encoding DUF5060 domain-containing protein yields MPLESLSASNPIAENSLVFAEEDGLLAVEAEHFFKQAKTDVRAFYLTHTKQTPSIQPDGDPAHVAGASGGAYLEILPDTRRTHDDKLIKGQNFAPAPGELAVLSYKVHVNTPGRYYVWVRAYSTGTEDNGLHVGLDGEWPASGQRLQWCQGKNNWRWESKQRTQKEHCGEPYKIFLDIKEPGEHVIHFSMREDGFEFDKWFMTLDRDFPRPNDAGPETVVKTGALPKAFPVVALAAPNRTPRQPDGDGSVTVAGELKQWHKVTINLDGPFAHEKDQNPNPFTDYRMNVLFTHSDGTEYDIPGFFAADGNAANTSAEAGTVWRAHFAPDRTGEWTYEISFAKGKDVALNPVANSNRLAGFDGKTGTFKITESDKQGRDLRAHGRLQYVGKRYLQFAGSKQYFLKAGADAPETLLAFADFDNTVAGNPRKAPLKTWEPHLKDWKQGDPSWKDGKGKGLIGAVNYLSGKGCNAFSFLTYNAGGDGDNVWPFAERNEKFHYDCSKLDQWGIVFDHGTQRGMYLHFKLQETENDDNKRGKNNSGSIPESLDGGELGNERKLYCREMIARFGHNLALNWNLGEENTQTTDQQQAMINEIAMLDAYNHNIVIHTFPDQQDKVYRPLLGDKSKLTGVSLQNSSLETTHSQTLKWVNLSTEAGKPWIVAFDESGSAAHAQCPDLGYKGFDGHDRKGNMIYTQHKVRKQTLWGTLMAGGAGNEYYFGYQFDENDIVCEDWRSRDQSWDYCRIAINFFHDNQIPFWEMKNADQLVGNPEHNVSKYCFAKENEIYLIYLPNGGTSTIDLSQADGEFQVEWFNPRTGGALKTADVKSIKAGEQIEIGPPPEEAKEDWLVVLRR; encoded by the coding sequence ATGCCTTTGGAAAGTCTTTCCGCAAGTAATCCTATTGCTGAAAATTCTCTCGTCTTCGCTGAGGAAGATGGACTCCTCGCTGTTGAGGCGGAGCATTTTTTCAAGCAGGCAAAAACGGACGTTCGAGCATTTTATCTGACGCATACGAAGCAGACGCCGTCAATCCAACCGGATGGCGACCCTGCTCATGTCGCTGGGGCCAGTGGTGGGGCATATCTGGAAATTCTTCCCGACACGCGGAGGACTCACGACGACAAACTCATCAAGGGCCAGAATTTCGCTCCAGCACCGGGAGAGTTGGCTGTCCTCTCTTACAAGGTTCATGTGAACACTCCCGGCAGGTACTACGTTTGGGTGCGAGCTTATTCAACAGGGACGGAGGACAATGGCCTGCATGTGGGACTCGATGGAGAATGGCCCGCGAGCGGGCAGCGATTACAGTGGTGTCAGGGAAAGAACAACTGGCGCTGGGAAAGCAAACAACGGACGCAAAAAGAACATTGCGGCGAGCCGTACAAGATTTTCCTCGACATCAAAGAACCGGGTGAACATGTGATTCACTTCTCGATGCGGGAGGATGGATTCGAGTTTGACAAATGGTTCATGACACTCGACCGAGACTTTCCGCGTCCCAACGACGCCGGCCCCGAAACGGTCGTCAAAACCGGAGCTCTTCCGAAAGCGTTTCCCGTCGTTGCTCTGGCTGCACCGAATCGAACTCCTCGCCAACCTGATGGCGACGGAAGCGTCACAGTAGCTGGCGAGTTGAAACAGTGGCACAAAGTGACGATCAATCTCGATGGGCCATTTGCTCACGAGAAAGATCAGAATCCGAATCCGTTTACTGATTACCGGATGAATGTTCTCTTCACCCACTCCGACGGAACTGAGTATGACATTCCTGGGTTCTTTGCAGCTGATGGAAACGCAGCCAACACTTCCGCAGAAGCGGGAACTGTCTGGCGGGCCCACTTTGCTCCTGATCGAACCGGAGAGTGGACATACGAAATCTCCTTCGCAAAAGGAAAAGATGTTGCGCTGAACCCGGTTGCCAATTCAAACCGGCTCGCTGGCTTCGATGGAAAAACGGGAACGTTCAAGATCACCGAAAGCGATAAGCAAGGCCGAGATTTGCGAGCACATGGGCGGTTGCAGTATGTCGGAAAGCGGTATCTTCAATTTGCCGGTTCGAAACAGTATTTCCTGAAAGCAGGTGCCGATGCTCCCGAAACTTTGCTCGCGTTTGCGGACTTCGACAACACCGTCGCTGGCAATCCCAGGAAGGCTCCTCTGAAAACATGGGAGCCGCATCTCAAAGACTGGAAGCAGGGCGATCCAAGCTGGAAAGATGGTAAAGGCAAAGGCTTGATCGGTGCGGTCAATTACCTTTCCGGAAAAGGTTGTAATGCGTTTTCGTTTCTCACATATAACGCAGGGGGCGATGGTGACAACGTCTGGCCGTTTGCAGAGCGAAACGAAAAGTTCCACTACGATTGCAGCAAGCTTGATCAATGGGGAATTGTTTTCGATCACGGAACGCAGCGAGGGATGTATTTACACTTCAAGTTGCAAGAGACTGAAAACGATGACAACAAGCGAGGAAAAAACAATTCTGGATCAATCCCGGAGAGCCTCGACGGTGGCGAACTCGGCAATGAACGAAAACTCTATTGCCGAGAAATGATTGCCCGTTTCGGTCACAATCTGGCGCTCAACTGGAATCTGGGTGAAGAGAACACTCAAACAACAGACCAGCAACAGGCGATGATCAATGAAATTGCCATGCTCGACGCCTACAATCACAACATTGTGATTCACACATTCCCAGATCAGCAGGACAAAGTTTATCGTCCATTGTTAGGGGACAAGTCGAAATTAACGGGAGTGTCGCTGCAAAACAGTTCACTGGAAACGACACACTCGCAAACCTTGAAATGGGTGAACCTGTCAACCGAAGCAGGCAAGCCCTGGATTGTCGCCTTTGACGAATCAGGGAGTGCCGCACATGCTCAGTGCCCCGATCTGGGCTACAAGGGATTCGACGGGCATGACCGCAAAGGGAACATGATCTACACACAACACAAGGTCCGCAAACAAACGCTGTGGGGAACGCTGATGGCAGGCGGAGCCGGCAACGAATACTACTTCGGGTATCAGTTTGATGAGAACGACATCGTTTGCGAAGATTGGCGCAGCCGTGACCAGTCCTGGGACTATTGCCGCATCGCAATCAACTTCTTTCACGACAATCAGATTCCTTTCTGGGAAATGAAAAACGCCGACCAACTCGTCGGCAATCCCGAGCACAACGTCTCCAAATACTGCTTCGCCAAGGAGAACGAAATCTATCTCATCTACCTTCCAAACGGCGGAACTTCAACAATTGACCTGTCACAAGCTGACGGTGAATTCCAGGTCGAATGGTTCAATCCCCGAACCGGCGGAGCACTGAAAACAGCTGATGTCAAATCCATCAAAGCAGGCGAGCAAATCGAAATTGGCCCCCCGCCAGAAGAGGCAAAAGAAGACTGGCTGGTAGTGTTGCGCCGATGA
- a CDS encoding RNA polymerase sigma factor: MTDDELMILIQSGTVEAFNTLVAKYQGMLIGFFMRNTRDLQLSEDLAQETLLKVYNQAWDYLPLGRFRGWMFRIARNLLIDNVRKRSNDALVQAVKRQPREENDVMARISQDILGPEERVQNQEFSSLIDELLSEIPEDQRQTFTLHHYTGLSLPEVSEIMEIPLATSKSRLRLAREKLAEKLRARGFVPPKLVSSE; the protein is encoded by the coding sequence ATGACTGATGACGAACTCATGATCCTGATTCAATCGGGAACTGTCGAAGCATTTAACACTTTGGTCGCAAAATACCAGGGAATGTTGATTGGCTTCTTCATGCGCAACACACGGGATCTGCAACTTTCGGAAGATCTCGCACAAGAGACACTCCTGAAGGTCTATAATCAGGCATGGGACTATCTGCCGTTGGGACGGTTCCGTGGATGGATGTTTCGCATCGCCAGAAATTTGTTGATTGACAATGTGCGAAAGAGGTCAAACGATGCACTTGTTCAGGCAGTGAAGCGTCAGCCAAGGGAAGAGAATGATGTCATGGCCCGGATTTCCCAGGATATTCTCGGCCCTGAGGAACGGGTTCAAAATCAGGAATTTTCGAGTCTGATTGATGAACTGCTGTCAGAAATCCCAGAAGATCAACGGCAAACCTTTACATTGCACCACTATACGGGACTCAGCTTGCCAGAAGTGTCGGAGATCATGGAGATTCCGTTGGCAACGAGTAAAAGCCGATTACGACTCGCCAGAGAGAAACTCGCCGAGAAACTCAGGGCCCGAGGATTTGTTCCACCGAAACTCGTGAGTTCTGAATAG
- a CDS encoding PspA/IM30 family protein, with protein MPYFSRLTDIVTCNLTSILEQAVDKKAALEEIIFEMKEGVSGAERSVKTAGTNVSQLEVEIGEQRAAIGSWVQSAQEALAMNDEAKARQALERKHEVEDLIAGLEQQLEAAISTRDHLRTMMNALQARLADASRRLKMLSDGEDATEESQSSDSSANLEASPDRQGRVDQELEAMRKQMEVK; from the coding sequence ATGCCTTACTTCAGCCGCCTGACCGACATTGTGACCTGCAACCTGACCTCCATTCTGGAACAGGCAGTCGACAAGAAGGCTGCCTTGGAGGAGATCATCTTTGAGATGAAAGAAGGGGTTTCCGGTGCAGAACGGAGTGTAAAGACTGCTGGGACCAATGTTTCTCAGCTTGAGGTTGAAATCGGTGAGCAGCGGGCAGCCATCGGAAGTTGGGTCCAATCTGCTCAAGAGGCTCTGGCAATGAATGACGAAGCCAAAGCACGGCAGGCACTTGAGCGAAAACACGAAGTGGAAGACCTGATCGCTGGTCTTGAGCAACAGCTTGAAGCTGCGATCTCCACACGTGATCACTTGCGAACAATGATGAACGCGCTTCAGGCTCGACTCGCCGATGCGAGCCGTCGACTCAAAATGCTGAGTGACGGTGAGGATGCCACTGAAGAATCGCAGTCCTCGGATTCATCAGCCAATTTGGAGGCTTCACCAGATCGCCAAGGCCGTGTTGATCAGGAACTTGAGGCAATGCGGAAGCAAATGGAAGTCAAATAA
- a CDS encoding pyridoxal phosphate-dependent aminotransferase, with translation MRLSNTVKTLKPSATIAAATKAKELKAQGVKVFEFTLGEPDFTTPEHICEAARQAIADGETHYTPAAGIPKLKQAICDNYQREYGLSYEPSQVVVSNGAKHSIHNVLTALCGPGDEVIIPTPYWVSYSALVELTGATPVLVPTTQESGFCLSAEQFENAITEKTRLLMLNNPCNPTGAAYPVATLEALAKVAVEKQIPVLSDEIYEKLIYDGAEFRSFASFGEDVKDLTIIVSGVSKAYAMTGWRIGWTLAPVDVTKAMSNLQSQQTSNPCSISQFAAIEALNGPQECVGEMLEKFKERRKYVLDRLNKIPGLSFATPGGAFYAFFDVSSYFGKPLLGGVTVDNATDFCTALLEQAQVGLVTGDAFGAPGYVRLSFATDLETLEQGLNQLEKFLKG, from the coding sequence ATGCGCCTTTCAAATACCGTTAAAACGCTCAAGCCATCCGCCACAATTGCGGCAGCGACCAAAGCCAAAGAACTCAAGGCGCAGGGAGTGAAAGTCTTTGAGTTCACGCTCGGCGAACCCGATTTCACGACTCCCGAACACATCTGTGAAGCGGCACGTCAGGCAATCGCAGACGGGGAAACGCACTACACGCCAGCTGCGGGAATTCCCAAGCTGAAGCAAGCCATCTGTGATAATTATCAGAGAGAGTACGGCCTGAGCTACGAGCCTTCGCAGGTTGTCGTTTCAAACGGGGCGAAGCATTCGATTCATAACGTCCTGACCGCGCTGTGCGGCCCCGGTGATGAAGTGATCATCCCGACCCCTTACTGGGTCAGCTACAGTGCCTTGGTCGAGTTAACAGGTGCAACTCCCGTTCTGGTTCCTACAACACAAGAAAGCGGGTTTTGTCTTTCTGCTGAGCAATTCGAAAATGCGATTACCGAGAAGACTCGCCTGTTGATGCTCAACAATCCGTGCAATCCAACCGGAGCAGCCTATCCTGTTGCGACTCTGGAAGCACTCGCGAAAGTTGCTGTCGAGAAGCAGATCCCTGTTCTCTCAGACGAAATCTACGAGAAGCTCATTTACGATGGAGCTGAGTTCCGCTCTTTCGCATCCTTTGGTGAGGATGTCAAAGACCTCACGATCATCGTCAGTGGTGTCAGCAAAGCGTATGCGATGACCGGATGGCGAATCGGTTGGACGCTCGCTCCTGTCGATGTCACGAAAGCGATGAGCAACCTGCAAAGCCAACAGACATCGAACCCATGCAGCATCAGCCAGTTTGCCGCAATCGAAGCCTTGAATGGCCCGCAGGAATGTGTTGGTGAAATGCTTGAGAAATTCAAAGAACGGCGCAAGTATGTTCTTGATCGATTAAACAAGATTCCGGGGCTCAGCTTCGCCACACCGGGAGGCGCGTTCTACGCCTTCTTCGACGTCAGCAGCTACTTCGGCAAACCTTTGTTGGGCGGAGTGACCGTCGACAATGCGACAGATTTTTGTACCGCACTTCTAGAGCAGGCTCAAGTTGGTCTTGTCACCGGCGACGCCTTCGGTGCCCCGGGATATGTTCGACTTTCTTTTGCGACCGATCTGGAAACACTTGAACAGGGTTTGAACCAACTCGAGAAGTTCTTGAAAGGTTAA
- a CDS encoding DUF1015 domain-containing protein: MVTLHPVTRALVPVDSEAAHRISAPNYDEFQSDKEIWDLIQQKPDNVLCITMAHCHTDDLANACEEGGPEALKHSGEQMQELIKSSLSKEVQNLLWIYEITSPKRPDAPQLGVGGYAATKEIRTEETPHGTIIRNEGIRPEKANGRAQLIDATNAYIGTVNLAVKDSAGSLQTAMESISNGRDCSYEATDEAGNIHRVWLVTDAAEQKGLIDLLAAEPAAYVADGNHRSAAAAALGKDYFLTVFFPTKQLGLEPYNRLLPLNGVSAEDFLAQAAENFNVAEVADAKTYRPDSVHKLGVYLTGKWYELTPKEGSYDPENAAESIDADIVQRHIIDKILGMSDNRDKRINYVGGNKTSEYLVERVNNGDFELAISLAPVTMDQFVDVCDQNRFMPPKSTWFDPKVRSGLVIALLD, from the coding sequence ATGGTCACTCTACATCCCGTCACGCGTGCCCTCGTCCCTGTCGACTCTGAAGCTGCTCATCGCATCAGTGCTCCCAACTACGATGAGTTTCAAAGCGACAAAGAAATTTGGGATCTCATTCAGCAGAAACCCGACAATGTTCTCTGCATCACCATGGCGCATTGTCATACGGACGACCTTGCCAACGCTTGCGAAGAAGGTGGACCAGAGGCATTGAAGCATTCTGGTGAGCAAATGCAGGAGCTCATCAAGAGTTCCCTCTCGAAAGAAGTTCAGAACCTGCTCTGGATTTACGAAATCACTTCTCCCAAACGACCGGACGCTCCACAACTTGGAGTCGGTGGATACGCCGCAACGAAGGAAATTCGTACCGAGGAAACACCTCACGGGACCATCATTCGTAATGAAGGGATTCGTCCCGAAAAAGCGAACGGCCGAGCCCAGTTAATCGATGCGACAAACGCCTACATTGGAACTGTGAATCTCGCAGTCAAAGACTCTGCTGGATCGCTACAAACTGCGATGGAATCAATCAGCAATGGTCGCGATTGCAGCTACGAGGCGACCGACGAAGCTGGCAACATACATCGCGTTTGGCTGGTGACTGATGCTGCTGAGCAGAAGGGGCTCATCGACTTGTTAGCGGCTGAACCGGCTGCCTATGTCGCTGATGGAAATCATCGCAGCGCTGCAGCAGCGGCACTCGGAAAAGACTACTTCCTCACCGTCTTCTTTCCGACGAAGCAACTCGGGCTCGAACCTTACAACCGTCTGTTGCCTTTGAATGGTGTTTCAGCAGAAGATTTTCTGGCACAGGCTGCCGAGAATTTCAATGTCGCAGAAGTGGCTGATGCAAAAACCTATCGACCTGATTCCGTTCACAAACTCGGTGTCTACCTGACTGGAAAGTGGTACGAGCTCACACCAAAAGAAGGATCTTATGATCCAGAGAATGCTGCTGAGTCCATCGACGCAGATATCGTGCAGCGACACATCATCGACAAAATTCTCGGTATGTCTGACAACCGTGATAAACGCATCAACTACGTCGGCGGAAATAAGACTTCCGAGTACCTCGTGGAGCGTGTCAACAATGGCGACTTCGAATTGGCGATCTCGCTGGCACCTGTGACAATGGATCAGTTCGTTGACGTCTGTGACCAGAATCGATTTATGCCTCCGAAATCGACCTGGTTCGATCCCAAAGTACGCAGCGGACTCGTGATTGCTCTTCTGGATTAG
- a CDS encoding phospholipase D-like domain-containing protein: protein MTPQEFRSVLSQTFDDEVLTRSERRALTAVLKELKPAETELDVYRHEAFDLAREMLTSTPDQKKVIDWLEDVVRLLKPARENGKAVTTEAYFSPGNKCRNRIRSLLRQSRSSVDICLFTITDNEISDIIAETHNRKVQVRIITDDEKVDDAGSDIQRLLHAGVEVRLDSSPYHMHHKFALFDESILLCGSYNWTRSAAEKNEENIVVLNDEHLVTKFGTVFNELWDQYA, encoded by the coding sequence GTGACGCCACAGGAATTTCGCAGCGTGTTGAGCCAAACATTCGACGACGAAGTGTTGACGCGATCAGAGCGGCGCGCCCTGACAGCTGTCCTGAAAGAACTGAAACCTGCGGAGACGGAACTTGATGTCTATCGCCACGAAGCGTTCGACCTTGCACGTGAGATGCTAACTTCCACACCTGACCAGAAGAAGGTCATCGACTGGCTGGAAGATGTCGTGCGGCTCCTCAAGCCGGCTCGGGAGAACGGAAAGGCAGTCACCACCGAGGCATACTTCAGCCCCGGTAATAAGTGTCGGAATCGAATTCGCTCCTTGCTCCGGCAGTCAAGGTCGTCGGTCGATATCTGCTTGTTCACGATTACAGACAATGAAATTTCCGACATCATCGCCGAGACTCACAATCGCAAGGTCCAGGTTCGCATCATTACCGACGATGAAAAAGTGGATGATGCCGGCTCGGACATTCAGCGATTGTTGCACGCAGGGGTTGAGGTTCGTCTCGATAGTTCACCGTACCACATGCATCACAAATTCGCCCTGTTCGACGAATCGATCCTACTCTGCGGAAGTTACAACTGGACCCGATCCGCGGCAGAGAAAAATGAAGAGAATATCGTGGTGCTTAACGACGAACATCTGGTGACGAAATTCGGAACTGTGTTCAACGAATTATGGGATCAATATGCCTGA